The Dehalococcoidia bacterium genome includes a window with the following:
- the argJ gene encoding bifunctional glutamate N-acetyltransferase/amino-acid acetyltransferase ArgJ, which produces METNLVTEGNVTTPHGFIAGAAYAGIKTYAQNKMDVGILLSEKECISAGIYTTNKFVSPSVELTSNNVKNGKVKGVFVSSGIANAGVGTQGMIDAKESLEHAAAHVEVDPIELAIGTTGVIGVELPMALIRSGIPNIEMSPEGGDAFARAIMTTDRVPKSAAVQFKLNGDAITIGGCTKGSGMIHPNMATMLAFLTTDAAVEESLLKYALKNACDDTFNMVTIDGDTSTNDMVLILANGAASKKSITSGTPEADVFCEALKELCDYLSYQLVKDAEGSSKVFSVSIEGARSVEEARLAARSIAGSTLVKSAIHGNDPNWGRVVAAAGYSGAELDVSKVSFSINDITIMEAGTPIPFHRDSVIAIMSRERVNLTLKLGLGSGSATAWGCELTEEYVRFNSAYTT; this is translated from the coding sequence ATGGAAACCAATTTAGTTACTGAGGGAAATGTTACTACACCCCACGGTTTTATAGCGGGAGCTGCTTATGCAGGTATAAAAACTTATGCCCAAAACAAAATGGATGTGGGTATCTTGCTCTCAGAAAAAGAATGCATCTCTGCGGGAATCTACACCACAAATAAATTCGTTTCTCCATCGGTAGAATTAACTAGTAATAATGTCAAAAATGGAAAAGTTAAGGGAGTTTTTGTTAGCAGTGGAATAGCCAATGCTGGCGTGGGAACGCAAGGCATGATTGATGCAAAAGAATCCCTTGAACACGCAGCTGCACATGTTGAAGTGGACCCTATTGAATTGGCTATCGGAACAACGGGAGTAATAGGAGTTGAGCTCCCCATGGCTCTCATTAGAAGCGGTATACCTAATATTGAGATGAGCCCTGAAGGGGGAGATGCGTTTGCGCGTGCAATTATGACGACCGATCGAGTTCCAAAATCTGCAGCCGTACAATTCAAACTGAACGGAGATGCCATTACAATCGGAGGGTGCACAAAAGGATCAGGGATGATTCATCCGAATATGGCAACTATGCTGGCTTTTCTTACAACCGATGCAGCTGTAGAGGAATCATTACTGAAGTATGCGTTAAAAAACGCCTGTGATGATACGTTTAACATGGTAACCATCGATGGAGATACAAGCACAAACGATATGGTTCTAATACTTGCAAATGGAGCAGCCAGTAAAAAATCTATTACAAGTGGAACCCCTGAAGCTGATGTTTTCTGTGAAGCATTGAAAGAATTATGCGACTATCTCTCATACCAGTTGGTAAAAGACGCGGAAGGTTCGTCTAAGGTTTTTTCTGTAAGTATTGAAGGGGCTCGTTCCGTGGAAGAAGCCAGGTTAGCTGCGCGCTCAATTGCAGGATCAACATTAGTCAAATCTGCAATACACGGTAATGACCCAAACTGGGGTCGAGTGGTCGCAGCAGCCGGCTATAGTGGGGCAGAGTTAGATGTAAGTAAAGTGAGTTTTTCAATAAACGACATCACTATAATGGAAGCTGGGACTCCGATACCTTTCCACAGAGATAGCGTTATCGCAATAATGAGTCGCGAGCGAGTTAATTTAACCTTAAAGCTAGGACTGGGAAGCGGTTCTGCAACTGCATGGGGCTGCGAACTAACAGAAGAATACGTGCGCTTCAATAGTGCCTACACTACTTAG
- the rpmB gene encoding 50S ribosomal protein L28 encodes MASCDVCGARRRAGKNVSHSNRHTNRWFLPNIQRATLMHKGKMQRLHVCTRCLRTAQNKRMTVSS; translated from the coding sequence ATGGCAAGTTGTGATGTATGCGGAGCTCGTCGCAGAGCTGGCAAAAATGTTAGTCATTCAAATAGACACACAAACCGCTGGTTTCTTCCAAATATACAGCGGGCTACCTTAATGCATAAGGGTAAAATGCAGCGATTGCATGTCTGTACCCGTTGTCTTCGGACTGCTCAAAATAAGCGTATGACGGTTTCTAGTTAG
- the rpe gene encoding ribulose-phosphate 3-epimerase codes for MNSIKIAPSILSADFGRIGEVVKETERAGADYIHVDVMDGEFVPNLTIGPFVVKAIRANTSLPLDVHLMIVKPDRLIPEFIEAGADKITVHREAVDELLPVINLIKGLGAKAGVSINPSTPASSLEDVLDHIDLVLAMSVNPGFGGQSFIKNVLPKIKLLRLMIDEKRLSTELEVDGGIKFDNVDRVIHAGADVIVAGSAIYNDHSSIQDSIAKMRDSISAIT; via the coding sequence ATGAACTCCATTAAAATCGCACCTTCTATCTTATCTGCAGATTTTGGTCGAATCGGAGAAGTAGTAAAAGAAACCGAGAGGGCTGGGGCAGACTATATACACGTTGATGTTATGGACGGCGAATTCGTACCAAATCTAACTATAGGACCATTCGTAGTCAAGGCAATCAGAGCAAATACCAGCCTTCCACTAGACGTGCATTTGATGATTGTAAAACCCGATCGCCTTATACCAGAATTCATTGAAGCAGGAGCGGACAAAATCACTGTTCACCGCGAAGCAGTAGATGAATTACTGCCTGTAATTAATTTAATAAAAGGTTTAGGAGCAAAAGCAGGCGTATCAATAAATCCGTCCACCCCCGCCTCTTCTTTAGAAGATGTTCTGGACCATATAGATTTGGTCCTGGCTATGTCAGTCAACCCTGGTTTCGGTGGTCAATCATTCATAAAAAATGTTCTTCCGAAAATTAAATTATTACGCTTGATGATTGATGAAAAGCGTTTAAGTACTGAACTGGAAGTTGATGGCGGAATAAAATTTGATAATGTGGATCGTGTAATTCACGCAGGAGCAGATGTAATTGTTGCAGGTTCAGCGATATACAATGATCACTCATCAATACAAGATTCTATAGCTAAAATGCGAGATAGCATTTCAGCAATTACCTAA
- the argH gene encoding argininosuccinate lyase, producing the protein MSEYKTHHYQNFSDYTVSVSFDWKLYAYDIQASIAHAKMLSNQNIITHDDSAAIVSGLELIEQEINEGKFVWQAKYEDLHMNIEARLYELIGDPAAKLHTGRSRNDQVATATRLYVRDAIDSLLSCINELQTTLVDLASNHTGTLLPGYTHLQRAQPVFLAHHLLAYFEMLDRDASRFKDARKRVNVLPLGSGALAGVPYPLNRKWVAKELGFDEITANSMDAVADRDYIVEFLASASLCIMHLSRLAEEIILWSSSEFNFLQIGSQWTTGSSIMPQKRNPDYAEITRGKTGRIYGNLIALLTTLKGLPLTYNRDLQEDKQGLFDTHTTLLAACEVMNGMLKDSQFNTNRMQSAAEDSSLLATDFADYLVAKGLPFREAHSIVSNLCDLAAVEKISIINLPLDTLLEFSNLFSEDIYEITPFASASSRDLTGGTSPNQVLKAIADAKKRLGVNNELH; encoded by the coding sequence ATGAGTGAATACAAAACACATCATTACCAAAATTTCTCAGACTACACAGTCTCTGTCAGTTTTGATTGGAAGCTGTATGCATACGACATACAAGCTTCCATCGCGCACGCAAAAATGCTGAGTAATCAAAATATAATTACGCATGACGATTCAGCAGCAATTGTTTCTGGCCTTGAATTAATAGAACAAGAAATAAATGAGGGGAAATTCGTTTGGCAGGCGAAATATGAAGATCTTCATATGAATATCGAAGCTCGTCTTTACGAGCTAATTGGAGATCCCGCAGCCAAACTACATACCGGCCGTTCACGCAATGATCAAGTAGCTACCGCAACGAGACTCTATGTCCGTGATGCGATAGATAGCCTGTTGAGCTGTATAAATGAATTGCAAACAACGCTAGTAGACCTCGCTAGTAACCATACAGGAACCCTTTTGCCAGGTTACACTCATTTACAACGGGCACAGCCAGTTTTTTTGGCCCATCACTTACTAGCGTATTTTGAAATGCTTGATAGAGACGCCTCTCGTTTCAAAGATGCCCGTAAAAGAGTTAATGTTTTGCCACTAGGCTCAGGCGCATTAGCTGGGGTTCCATACCCCCTTAATCGCAAATGGGTAGCAAAAGAACTAGGGTTTGACGAAATTACTGCCAACTCTATGGATGCAGTTGCAGATAGGGACTATATAGTTGAATTCCTTGCAAGTGCATCATTGTGCATAATGCATTTATCTCGCTTGGCAGAAGAAATCATCCTTTGGTCGTCATCTGAATTTAATTTTTTGCAAATAGGTAGTCAATGGACAACCGGCTCTTCAATAATGCCACAAAAAAGGAACCCTGATTATGCAGAAATTACTCGCGGTAAAACTGGAAGAATATACGGAAATCTAATCGCACTGTTAACTACATTAAAAGGGCTACCATTAACCTACAACCGAGATTTGCAAGAAGATAAGCAAGGCCTTTTCGATACGCACACTACCCTGCTTGCAGCATGTGAAGTAATGAACGGAATGCTGAAGGATAGCCAGTTCAACACGAATAGAATGCAATCTGCTGCAGAAGATAGCTCGCTACTAGCTACTGATTTCGCTGATTATCTCGTAGCAAAAGGTTTACCATTTCGTGAAGCGCATTCGATTGTAAGTAATCTGTGTGATTTGGCTGCAGTTGAAAAAATATCCATAATCAATTTGCCTTTAGATACGCTGTTGGAGTTTTCGAACTTGTTCTCTGAAGATATATATGAGATAACCCCATTTGCGAGTGCATCCTCACGAGATCTGACCGGAGGTACTTCCCCAAATCAAGTTCTTAAAGCCATAGCAGATGCAAAAAAAAGATTAGGTGTAAACAATGAACTCCATTAA
- a CDS encoding aspartate aminotransferase family protein — MATDWKEIESQYYMHTFNRQPIVIERGEGMRVWDVNGKEYLDMTSGLAVNNLGHSHPSVTNAITQQAAKLLQMSNLYYTVPQLELAEALVENSCMDKVFFANSGAEANEGAIKLARKYGRLHRGGAQNVITTLSSFHGRTFGMIAATGQPAYQKAWLPLAPGFSNVPYDDLNAIQEETTDQTCAIMVEVLQGEGGVNVPTEGYLKGLREWCDEKNILLIFDEVQTGMGRLGHLWGYQHFGVEPDIMTLAKGLGNGVPIGAFLCKENCNVLEPGDHGSTFGGNVLATAAANATVRHMIEKNIPEHCSAMSSYLVEQLTQLKDNYNEDIVGVRGVGLLLALQFNSPIAREVVSAANAQGVLLNPVLPDAIRFMPSLIINKSDIDECITKLESALKSTLSSR; from the coding sequence ATGGCTACTGATTGGAAAGAAATAGAATCGCAATACTATATGCATACGTTCAATAGGCAACCAATCGTAATTGAACGCGGAGAAGGGATGCGTGTATGGGATGTCAATGGAAAAGAATACCTAGATATGACATCAGGGCTAGCAGTGAACAATCTTGGTCATTCCCACCCTTCTGTAACAAATGCGATAACTCAGCAAGCAGCTAAGCTTTTGCAAATGTCCAACCTTTATTACACAGTCCCTCAACTCGAACTTGCAGAAGCGTTGGTAGAAAACAGTTGTATGGATAAGGTTTTCTTCGCAAATAGTGGAGCGGAAGCAAATGAAGGTGCTATTAAGCTCGCGCGTAAGTATGGACGCTTACACAGAGGTGGAGCTCAAAATGTAATTACAACACTTAGCTCTTTTCATGGTAGAACCTTTGGAATGATAGCGGCAACGGGGCAGCCTGCATATCAAAAAGCTTGGTTGCCATTAGCCCCCGGATTTTCAAACGTACCTTATGACGATTTAAATGCAATCCAAGAAGAAACAACCGATCAAACTTGCGCAATCATGGTTGAAGTACTGCAAGGTGAAGGGGGAGTTAACGTTCCTACGGAAGGATATCTGAAAGGATTACGTGAGTGGTGCGATGAGAAGAATATCCTATTGATTTTTGATGAAGTACAAACAGGAATGGGTAGGCTCGGGCATCTTTGGGGATATCAGCATTTTGGTGTTGAACCAGACATAATGACTTTAGCCAAGGGGCTTGGAAATGGAGTGCCAATAGGCGCATTCCTTTGTAAAGAAAATTGTAACGTCCTAGAACCAGGCGACCACGGAAGCACATTCGGGGGTAACGTTCTGGCCACAGCTGCAGCGAATGCGACAGTTCGGCATATGATTGAGAAAAATATCCCAGAACATTGCTCTGCAATGAGTTCATACCTTGTTGAGCAACTTACGCAATTAAAAGATAACTATAATGAGGATATCGTTGGAGTACGAGGGGTTGGTCTTCTGCTTGCTTTACAGTTCAACTCGCCCATTGCACGTGAGGTAGTCAGTGCAGCTAATGCACAAGGGGTATTATTGAACCCTGTATTACCTGATGCAATTCGGTTTATGCCATCCCTTATTATCAACAAAAGCGATATCGATGAATGCATTACCAAGCTTGAAAGTGCTCTTAAAAGTACTCTGTCAAGCAGATAA
- a CDS encoding NAD(P)-dependent oxidoreductase yields MRIGWIGLGRMGKPMVMNLITKGFHVTVQNRSQEKVAELVKTGAVAGISFDQMGSELDFIHTCLPDSETVVDVINGKNGVLKNPKPGLIIVDHSTIHPEIAKSLYDESLKKQVSFLDAPVSGSGPFAEKGELTIMCGGELRAFNKASSALSAMGKTVELVGPSGSGSLTKVVNNMLMATNLAVAMEALIFAAKSGLDLQSLFSVIRTASGASRTWERNIPRILSRQFGKDGSAWLTTKDQDLAFSLASEMGFKLSVFESSRLFWHSVLDAGLGEEDPSHAFTALEAKLGFNLNNSSNP; encoded by the coding sequence ATGCGAATAGGATGGATTGGACTAGGCCGGATGGGTAAACCCATGGTAATGAATCTCATAACAAAAGGGTTTCATGTTACTGTCCAAAATCGCAGCCAAGAAAAAGTTGCAGAACTTGTTAAAACAGGTGCAGTTGCGGGCATTTCTTTTGATCAAATGGGCTCAGAATTAGATTTCATTCACACTTGCCTGCCTGATTCTGAAACAGTTGTTGATGTAATTAATGGTAAAAATGGGGTACTTAAAAACCCAAAACCTGGGCTAATCATTGTTGATCACAGCACAATACATCCTGAAATTGCAAAATCGCTTTACGATGAGTCCTTAAAAAAACAAGTTTCTTTTTTGGACGCCCCGGTATCTGGTTCAGGGCCTTTCGCTGAAAAAGGAGAGCTGACCATAATGTGTGGAGGAGAACTTAGAGCGTTCAACAAAGCGAGCTCAGCATTAAGTGCAATGGGAAAAACTGTGGAATTGGTGGGGCCCTCGGGTTCCGGTTCACTTACCAAAGTAGTAAACAATATGCTAATGGCAACCAATTTAGCAGTTGCAATGGAAGCTCTTATTTTTGCAGCAAAGTCTGGGCTTGATCTTCAATCCTTATTTTCTGTAATCCGTACTGCATCTGGAGCTAGTCGGACTTGGGAACGCAACATACCTAGAATTTTGAGCAGGCAGTTTGGAAAGGACGGATCAGCTTGGCTCACAACTAAAGATCAAGATTTAGCTTTTTCACTTGCAAGTGAAATGGGTTTTAAATTGTCTGTTTTTGAATCTTCAAGGTTATTTTGGCATTCAGTATTGGACGCTGGCCTTGGAGAAGAAGATCCATCACATGCATTTACTGCATTGGAGGCTAAATTAGGGTTCAATCTCAATAATTCCTCAAATCCCTAG
- a CDS encoding DAK2 domain-containing protein, which yields MTNQHVASLNAEGLKQLFLSGTKFIEANVDAINSLNVFPVPDGDTGINMLLTLQAANDSVATSLPQETVGSLIESLAKGALLGARGNSGVIFSQFIKGMANGLSGCKECHGSNLQSALSHAADAGYLAVGTPVEGTMLSVMKAAATAAKNTKGDLVDVLRNAYESSVVALARTPEQLPILKEAGVVDAGGQGLVAFFAGALTFVGSEQVNFEISAATGSNSLNPTAINTDFLEHTEDEMYGYCTQFVIHGSEFNPSKIRSEVMHIANSTVVIGDDKLLRVHAHTYNPGELLNLGTQKGNLDQITIQNMDLQYAEFLEKHDKAQRPLAELGIVAVAAGKGISTILKELGAAVVIEGGQAMNPSTAEILSSITEANAKFTIILPNNSNIILAAEQALEMSEGKGFVLPATTIPQGINALLAFNPDQSNEDLLSAMTRAISETKSGEITTAARSAEINGISITEGNFIALVDGKLVSAENSAEKALITMLECSLAQDDSLVTLYFGDQINLAIAQSTASLLSERFPSCEFETIEGNQPFYQYFVSIE from the coding sequence ATGACAAATCAACACGTTGCTTCATTAAATGCCGAAGGATTAAAGCAGCTATTTCTATCAGGAACAAAATTCATTGAGGCTAACGTAGATGCAATAAACTCATTGAACGTATTTCCCGTTCCTGATGGCGACACTGGAATTAATATGTTACTAACGTTGCAAGCTGCTAATGATTCGGTTGCGACTTCTTTACCGCAAGAAACAGTTGGTTCCTTAATTGAATCCTTGGCAAAAGGTGCCCTTCTAGGAGCAAGAGGGAACAGTGGTGTAATTTTTTCACAGTTCATTAAAGGCATGGCCAATGGCCTTTCGGGTTGTAAAGAGTGCCATGGAAGTAACCTGCAGAGTGCACTATCACATGCAGCTGACGCAGGTTATTTGGCGGTCGGTACACCAGTTGAAGGAACCATGTTATCCGTAATGAAAGCGGCTGCAACAGCTGCAAAAAATACTAAAGGTGATTTAGTTGATGTACTGCGAAATGCATATGAATCTTCTGTTGTTGCCCTTGCGCGAACTCCGGAGCAACTGCCCATATTAAAAGAAGCCGGTGTAGTTGATGCAGGAGGGCAAGGGCTAGTTGCGTTTTTTGCTGGTGCGTTAACCTTTGTTGGCTCAGAACAAGTGAACTTTGAAATTTCTGCAGCAACAGGCTCTAATTCTCTAAATCCTACTGCTATTAACACGGATTTCCTTGAACATACAGAAGATGAAATGTACGGGTACTGTACTCAATTTGTGATACATGGTAGCGAATTCAATCCATCCAAAATCAGATCAGAAGTTATGCATATAGCTAATTCAACAGTGGTCATTGGAGATGACAAGCTCCTTCGTGTACATGCACATACCTACAACCCAGGTGAATTATTAAACCTTGGCACGCAAAAGGGGAATCTTGACCAAATCACTATCCAAAACATGGATCTCCAGTACGCTGAGTTTTTAGAAAAGCACGACAAGGCTCAACGTCCTCTGGCTGAGCTTGGAATTGTAGCCGTGGCCGCTGGCAAAGGCATCTCCACTATTCTTAAAGAATTAGGAGCCGCTGTAGTAATTGAGGGTGGTCAGGCAATGAATCCGAGCACTGCAGAAATATTAAGTTCAATTACAGAGGCAAACGCAAAATTCACGATAATTCTTCCCAACAATAGCAATATAATACTTGCAGCAGAACAGGCTCTTGAAATGTCCGAAGGAAAGGGGTTTGTATTACCTGCCACAACTATCCCGCAGGGGATCAATGCCCTACTTGCCTTCAATCCCGATCAATCCAACGAAGATCTCTTGAGCGCAATGACCCGCGCAATTTCCGAAACAAAATCTGGAGAAATCACAACCGCCGCACGTTCAGCTGAAATTAACGGCATCTCTATTACAGAAGGTAATTTCATAGCTTTAGTAGACGGCAAATTGGTATCTGCCGAAAACTCTGCCGAGAAAGCTTTAATTACCATGCTAGAATGCTCCCTAGCACAGGATGATTCGTTAGTAACGCTTTATTTTGGAGACCAAATAAATCTTGCGATAGCACAATCTACTGCAAGTTTACTTTCAGAACGTTTCCCTTCATGCGAATTTGAAACTATTGAAGGGAATCAGCCTTTTTATCAGTATTTTGTATCAATCGAGTAA
- a CDS encoding DMT family transporter: MDGALLALSAAAMLGLNTAIVRRSVLLASAYDGIVISIVLSVPVFALLAYTSGQFTDLSVFTTTEYIVLSIAGIMNFLGGRFSQFLAIQAVGANLTAPVRVLSALFGSILGVSLLGEIVGVTRGIGIGLLIIAPLIAFARPPTVKLGSLQIARGITFGLTAAATYGGSTFLLRWVLADTSMYLLGAFVAHSATAIVLLTSLLIPARAKSLRQINSTAAKLFLLTAAIMTVAQILRFAALESADTSVVAPLTETMTFFGLGAAFLFNRKTEAFSPLVLLGIFLAAMGAIAITIN, translated from the coding sequence GTGGATGGAGCATTACTGGCCCTATCTGCAGCAGCGATGCTTGGACTTAATACGGCGATCGTACGTAGAAGCGTACTACTGGCTTCCGCGTATGACGGTATCGTCATATCAATAGTATTGTCGGTTCCTGTATTTGCTTTACTTGCCTACACTTCGGGCCAATTTACGGATCTGAGTGTTTTTACCACGACTGAATACATAGTATTAAGTATTGCAGGGATAATGAATTTCCTTGGTGGGAGATTTTCTCAATTTCTAGCAATACAAGCAGTAGGTGCCAATTTAACTGCACCCGTCCGAGTCTTATCGGCGTTGTTTGGAAGCATACTAGGGGTTTCACTTTTAGGTGAAATCGTTGGCGTAACTAGAGGGATAGGCATAGGTCTTCTGATTATCGCCCCACTTATAGCATTTGCGCGCCCTCCTACTGTAAAACTTGGTTCTTTACAAATAGCAAGAGGAATAACGTTCGGCCTAACTGCCGCAGCCACTTATGGTGGATCTACATTTTTACTACGATGGGTTCTAGCTGACACTTCCATGTACCTACTTGGAGCCTTCGTAGCTCATAGTGCAACTGCCATCGTGCTTTTAACGTCGTTACTTATACCTGCACGGGCGAAAAGCTTGAGGCAAATTAATAGTACCGCAGCTAAGCTGTTCCTTTTAACTGCAGCAATAATGACTGTAGCTCAAATTCTAAGGTTTGCCGCACTTGAATCCGCTGATACATCTGTAGTAGCACCACTAACTGAAACTATGACCTTCTTCGGTTTAGGAGCAGCGTTTCTATTCAATCGCAAGACAGAAGCGTTTAGCCCATTGGTTCTTCTTGGTATTTTCCTTGCTGCAATGGGAGCAATTGCAATTACAATTAATTAA
- a CDS encoding peptidylprolyl isomerase — MATDGDIVSVHYHGTLDNGQIFDSSKNRGEPLKFTVGGGQVIPGFNDAVLGLAVGESVKVRMEPAQAYGEKNEQLIFEVPSEGAPEGLKEGDRVQLSNGAPAVVIKINDASITLDANHELAGQALTFEIELVSVN; from the coding sequence ATGGCTACTGATGGAGACATTGTGTCGGTTCATTATCATGGAACTTTAGATAATGGTCAGATTTTCGATTCTTCAAAGAATCGAGGTGAACCATTGAAATTTACCGTCGGTGGAGGTCAAGTAATCCCAGGATTCAATGACGCGGTCCTTGGTTTAGCTGTTGGCGAAAGCGTTAAAGTCCGGATGGAGCCGGCGCAGGCTTACGGTGAAAAAAATGAACAATTGATATTTGAAGTTCCTTCAGAGGGTGCCCCCGAAGGTTTAAAGGAAGGTGATCGAGTACAACTTTCCAATGGGGCTCCAGCAGTCGTAATCAAAATTAACGACGCTTCTATAACACTTGATGCAAATCACGAACTAGCAGGTCAAGCCCTAACTTTTGAAATCGAATTAGTATCAGTTAATTAA
- a CDS encoding argininosuccinate synthase, with the protein MSEKIVLAYSGGLDTSVAIRWLQEHYGADIATLTMDLGGKVDLETARQRALDIGAIRADILDAREEFIDEYVWPALQAGALYEGVYPLATALGRPLIAKHLVRIALEESAFAIAHGCTGKGNDQVRFDVSAIALAPAMKVIAPAREWGMTRDDEIAYAQKNQIPLEINKRSAYSVDENIWGRSIEAGDLENPWMEPPEDAYAWTVSVPDAPESPEYIEITFETGIPVAINGEKLKSVSLVENLNEIAGKHGVGRIDHIENRLVGIKSREIYEAPAGHVLHQAHKSLEQMCLSKEQTRFKDRVSQEYADIVYNGLWFTAHRENLDAYIKNSQSHVNGIVRTRLHKGTSTVVGRSSDESLYQHNLATYDAGDTFDHQASVGFISVFGLPVKTQAEIQGGEAT; encoded by the coding sequence ATGAGCGAAAAGATAGTTCTTGCATATAGTGGAGGGCTTGATACTTCTGTCGCAATCCGCTGGCTCCAAGAACATTATGGCGCAGATATTGCAACTTTAACTATGGACCTTGGTGGAAAAGTAGATCTTGAAACAGCGCGGCAGCGAGCTTTAGATATTGGAGCAATACGGGCAGACATTCTGGATGCGAGAGAAGAATTCATTGACGAATACGTTTGGCCTGCGCTTCAAGCGGGTGCTTTATACGAAGGAGTTTACCCTTTAGCAACGGCGTTAGGTCGCCCATTAATTGCAAAACATTTAGTACGCATTGCCTTAGAAGAATCTGCGTTTGCAATAGCACATGGCTGTACTGGAAAGGGAAACGATCAAGTTCGTTTTGATGTCAGTGCAATTGCGCTAGCTCCAGCAATGAAAGTGATCGCACCTGCTCGAGAATGGGGTATGACAAGAGACGATGAAATTGCATATGCACAAAAAAACCAAATCCCTTTAGAAATAAATAAGCGTAGTGCTTACTCGGTAGACGAAAATATATGGGGCCGAAGCATTGAAGCAGGGGATCTAGAAAACCCTTGGATGGAGCCTCCTGAGGACGCTTATGCATGGACAGTATCAGTCCCAGATGCTCCAGAGTCACCAGAATATATTGAAATTACTTTTGAAACAGGGATACCAGTAGCCATTAACGGAGAGAAACTTAAGAGCGTAAGCCTAGTTGAAAATTTAAATGAAATCGCTGGAAAACATGGAGTCGGCCGTATTGATCATATCGAAAACAGGTTAGTCGGAATCAAGTCACGCGAGATCTACGAAGCTCCCGCCGGGCATGTTCTCCATCAGGCTCATAAATCGCTTGAGCAAATGTGCTTAAGCAAAGAACAGACAAGGTTTAAAGATCGTGTTTCACAAGAATATGCGGATATTGTCTACAACGGACTTTGGTTCACGGCGCACCGGGAAAACTTGGATGCCTATATAAAAAACAGCCAAAGCCACGTGAATGGCATTGTTAGAACGCGCTTACACAAAGGAACCAGCACGGTAGTTGGTCGTAGCAGTGACGAGTCCCTATATCAGCACAATTTGGCAACCTATGATGCTGGAGATACCTTTGATCATCAAGCTTCGGTAGGATTCATATCAGTCTTCGGCTTGCCTGTTAAAACCCAAGCTGAAATCCAAGGTGGAGAAGCTACTTAA
- the argB gene encoding acetylglutamate kinase — protein sequence MLNPSSSILIKIGGSTLGTNDTSFLDIASLHKNGNPLIVVHGGGPILTDWMNKLGIEAKFANGLRITDASSLEVAVSVLSGLVNKKIVAELRALGINAIGITGVDGGLIQGKVTDASLGFVAGSIEVDESILVSLLSAGLVPVIAPIAVDIERPNQLLNVNADTIAGEIAATYGTKNLIFLSDVDGVFDGNGKILEEIKIDSIDSLINLKVINGGMIPKIQACHKARVAGVRPSIINGTKANALLDHLNQTLICTEIVI from the coding sequence ATGCTTAATCCTAGTTCTTCAATTCTTATAAAAATCGGTGGAAGTACTCTTGGAACAAATGATACTTCGTTTCTTGATATTGCATCGCTCCATAAGAACGGCAATCCTTTAATTGTTGTACATGGCGGAGGGCCAATACTGACTGATTGGATGAATAAACTCGGGATAGAAGCGAAATTCGCGAACGGACTGCGCATCACAGATGCCTCAAGTCTTGAAGTGGCAGTTTCAGTCCTATCAGGATTAGTTAATAAAAAAATAGTTGCGGAACTGAGAGCATTGGGGATAAATGCAATAGGTATTACAGGTGTAGATGGCGGTTTAATTCAAGGAAAAGTCACCGATGCATCCCTTGGCTTTGTTGCAGGTTCTATTGAAGTAGATGAATCAATCTTAGTTTCATTACTTTCTGCAGGGCTAGTACCAGTAATTGCGCCAATTGCAGTCGATATCGAGAGACCAAACCAGCTTTTAAACGTAAACGCTGACACGATTGCGGGGGAAATTGCAGCAACTTATGGAACCAAGAATTTGATTTTTCTCTCTGATGTTGACGGTGTTTTTGATGGAAACGGTAAAATATTAGAAGAAATAAAAATTGATTCGATTGATTCGCTTATCAACTTAAAAGTTATAAATGGAGGGATGATTCCTAAAATTCAAGCCTGTCATAAGGCAAGGGTCGCCGGAGTTCGCCCTTCAATTATAAATGGAACGAAAGCAAACGCATTGCTAGATCATCTGAATCAAACTCTGATATGTACTGAAATAGTTATTTGA